The nucleotide sequence GTTTCCTCAAATGAACCAGGGGATCAGATGCAAATATTCTACATTAATCCCCTCTCACTATACCTATTACAACTGTGCACGACTCCCTGCTTCAGTTCTCTTTTCCaagaaatactttttttattGGTGTGGGTGTGTTGGCCTCTTTTTTGTTCCTCCCTGGCAGGTTCAGAGAAAGAACAACAATCTTTGAAGGGGAAAAATATTACAATTTGCTGGCTGTTGATTAGGATTAGATTTTCACCACCATTTTATATCACTGTCATCTGCAGTAGGGCCTCATATACTTCTGTGAATACAGTACCACCCAAGTACTAAATATTCCCTCAGTACTACTGGGATGCATGAACAAACTAGCAATGTTATTGCCAACCATAAATGACACCATCTTTAATGACTACTCTGGGGCAACCAGGACCGTCTTGAGAGGTATTACGGAGGTGTTATTAATTCACTGTTAATCACTCAGTGCTCTGGGCtcaacagtactgagctgaaGGCTCTTTCCCAAGCTGGGAGCACCTGCTCCTAAAGAGGCAGGAGACTACAGCTCTGGAAAGTATTCAGTGTGAGAGAATTCTTGGAGTGGCATTGCCACATTTTAAGGgcagattatctccaggcctgtaaagaaccttgttttttaaacaatgttaatattttgttgtttgaatttttgtgcacTATATTGTTTTCTGatgtttattttgtatttgtgtttattttatttttttgtgagccgccttgagggcctttggccaaaaggtggcatagaaatagaataaataaatatataatgcaacaacccctctagctGTCTAAATTGTGAACAGCAGATACGGAGTTTGTCTACAACTGTACGGGGGCGTTGCATGATTTTCATCTATAAATGCTGTATGTGCAGTCTAGGGattggtgagaaattcaattaaattcacatttaagactgaatttatcaaattcacactttctgaaacgatgtGAGAACCAAACCCCAGCCCTCCTTTGAAAGTATCCAAATGTTATGGTGCAGTTGTCCACCCAAGCAAtgttttacaaaactgcatatattagaagaaagcgtgcacaaaatgaatatatttgtgaaaataacaaaaaaatgcattatattaggataaattgctcgCAAAgttgtgtgcattagtcaaaactgcatccaaaaatgtatttattagaagaaatttgcagtaaaaagctgacgaattttcatgaggactttttaaaataaaatgcaaattgctgaagaaatgtggagaacagaatttaagattaaaaacatgagaaatggagagaactgaaattgacagatcattccatccctagcgcAATTTGCACCTCACCTGCCCTGTCCCTGATTTCAGGTGCCTACATGTCTTCTTTTCTAGAAGACTGTCCTGTTTTCTACTCCCGTTTTCCTTTTCACAACTGGGTGAAAAGAACATCTAGGCTTGTCCTCTAAAACATCCCGCATTCAGCTTCTGAAGAAAGtccaccccctccttcttctGAAAAATGGAGAGCAGCTGGGTAttgccttctcagtggttgtGACTGCCTTGAAGCTGGAGGTGGCAGCAGAGGAGACCTCTCCAATCATGTGCCCAGGATAGCAAAGGAGAAAGTGCCTGCTAATGCTAGCACACAACTTTTCATTTACCTGGCATGCATGAGATAGCCTCCAGAAGCTTTTTACTTtacttgtgtgtttttaaaaaaacagactgtTGGCAGTGCTAATAAGACAGAAAATGGTTTCAGGCATGTGTTTTAATTACTTcaggctttgggggggggaaatgggtcTGGAAGATGTAACTATGGCTATTTGATCGATGATTACCGCACACATGTTTTGGCTGCCATTTTTGTCACTTCTCTGCAGACTGCTATGCCTGGTCTTCCTACAGCAGTAAGGATAATTTCTAAGCCTCTGCCTGAGTACCATGCCAGTGGCATACCTGATAATTTTGAGTTGCTCTAgaatgactctgtgtgtgtgtgtctgtgtgtgtgttacacacacacacacacacacacacacacacagactcacaTTCTGTACTGTGTAAGTCAAATGGGAGAGGCAGCACCCACAGTGGAAGAAACTACCTTACATTGCCCCGCACAGCCCTTTCCACTCTCCTTCTCTAAAATAAAAGAGGGAATGAGTCAATATCTGGGACAGGGATAGGGGGATTTAAAgcagcccctcccccttttgctaCATGCTCACTATGGGCTGTGTTCTTCTAAATCCGAGTACACCCATTCAAATTAGTGAACCTaaattaatcatgtctattaacttcagtgggtctactctgagtaggactagcactgaaaataccacctttctttctttctttctttctttctttctttctttctttctttctttttaatataaAGCCCCAGCATCTTCAGATGAGGGTGTGGAATGAGAATTTAATCCTCCCGCCCAAAAAAGCAGTGAGCCATCTTTTGTCCATTTGAAATTGTGTTTTGGCTTCCTTTTGCAGAAAAAGTTGGGTTAGCTGCagattttaatattatatatatagagagagagatgaataAAATGTATAATCCGCCTCTCAAAAGTTCCATAGTTCAGAAGACCTGCCTATGGAAGGGCTACTTGAAACTCAAAGAAGGGGGGCTGGTAAAGTTATCCAGGAAGGAGGGTGGGGAACTGAAGGCTGTCTGAGGTGGATTTAAGATAAAGAGCCATAACAAGAGCGAACAGGGGCACTGACCATTTTtgttaatttatatttttattaacaCTTAAATAGCAGACTCAACAGACCCACAGGTTACCTGTTCATAGTCTTTCTCACTATGTTGTAATGTATTTCTATTCAATTTCTAATAATTATGCATACATTCACATATATATTTATAAGATAACAAATGTAAATTATGTGCAAATTCATGCCTCCCTTTTTCATCAATGCAAATCCTCCTTTTTGTTGGCAATGCACAAATGGCCACCCTTACCTGGCAATTCCAGGTTTTCAGCATGACTTTTTAATGCATAAGAATGTATCCTAGCATCATTCTGTACTACGGACAATTTGCAAACATGCTTGCAGTATTTGAGAACTGGGCATAAGGAACATAAGGGACAAATTTTCCATTTGTGTGAATTGAATCCCACACACAAGAAAACTCTTGTCTTACTTGTGTTCTCTCACAAAACTGGAGCTACTGAAAGCAAAAACATACCTCAATAAAGAATATGGCCCATAATTTCCCCCATGATTTGGACTCCACCAGAACATTGTGGCTGGCCAGATGGCTCCCCTTCACAGTGATTGTGTGATGTGCCACACCCAGGATGACAATGCCCCACAGGAAAGATAATAGATTATTGGAACGCAGAAGCAAGAAccctaggaatggaggagaaacatTTAGAATCTTGACATCAAAAGACCTAGAAGGTACAGGGCTGTGATCTCCTACCCTGTTCCATCATGGTATGATAGCAATCAGAACTTTTTCATGGTCCCCAGTTCAAAACTATAAGGGAAGTTGAACATACTCTCTGGTAGTCAGAGCAGGACATTTGTGAAGATAAGgattacatccacaccatacatttaaagcacacagcttccccccaagaattctgggaactaagGGTGCTCTGTGAGCAGTAAcccatagttcccaggattctttgagggaagccatgtactttataTGTGTGATGAGCATGTGACCAAACTTGGTCTGCTCTTTAGAATTTAATGGAGCCATAACACTTTGAATTAAGGGCAGCCTATATGTGgtttgttgtaacccaccttgagACTTCATGGTGAAGGGAAGgtaataaattttataaataaatgaataaaatttcaTACAGCGTGGGAGAGATATGAGAGAAGATTCCTCAGACTCTTCAGCTGGTTGAGGAAAGTTGCTTCCTGAATAACATTGTCAATTAGATCCCAAAAATGAAACTCCCACACAGAAAAGTCTTGTAGCCCACTAGTATGACAACACTCCACTAAATATGCCCCCTTCAGCTGCGATTGCCTGCAGAATGCCTTTCATAACAACAAGCCAAGTTTTTTGCCCAGTTTTGGCCCAAACACATGATTATGGTTTGCGATGGTCTTGGCCTGGGAGTTGTTAACATACAGAACATTTGGGATCAGAGATAAAGTCACCCTTGTGGTCATCTCCATCTGTGCAATATCATCCCATAAGACAAATTGAAGCAGCCACATTCTAGGctcaaagtattatttatttatttattatttgattgttgtttatttatttattatcccacccttcctcacagcagaagcccagggcagcaaacaaaagcacgaaaaacacttcaaaacatcataaaaccagaccttaaaatacattaaaacaaaacaacttaaaaaacgtttttttaaaaagctttaaagacatattttaaaaagggtttaaaaaaacatatcatttagaaaaaaaaggttttttaaagaaacatattgtttaggggaaaaagttttttaaaaaaacgtattaaaaagcaattccaacacagacgcagactgggataggtctcagcttaaaaggcttgttaaaagaggaaagtcttcaataggtgccgaaaaaataacagagatggtgtctgtctaatatttaaggggagggaattccacagggtaggtcccgccacactaaaggtcctttcctatgttgtgcagaacggacctcctgataagatggcatctgcaggaggccctcacctgcagagcgcagggatcgactgggtatataagaggtaagacagtctttcaagtatcctggtcccaagctgtatagagctttgtacaccaaaactagaaccttgaacttagcccaatagctaataggtagccagtgcagttctttcagcagcggggtgacatgttggcgataccctgccccagtgagcagtctcaccaccgtattttgcaccagctgcagcttccggaccaacctcaagggtagccccacatagagtgcattacagtaatccagcctggagattaccagtgcatggacaacagtggtcaggctatcccagtccagaaacagccgcagctgtcttatcagccgaagctggtaaaaggcactcctagccatggaggtcacctgagcctctagtgacaaagatggatccaggagcagccccagactacaaacctgctgtttcagagggagtatgaccccatccaaagcaggcaactgaccaattatccgaactcgggaaccaccaacccacagtgcctccatcttgctaggattcagactcagttgattggccctcatccagcccaccacctagtccaggcaccggtccagggcttgcacagcctctcccaaatcagatgttatggagaaatagagctgggtatcgtcagcatactgctgacacctcgccccaaatctcctgacgactgctcccaaggacttcatatagatgttgaacagcatgggggacaagatggtaccctgtggcaccccacagcacaactgccagggggccaaaagacagtcacccaatgctgttctctgagagtgaccttggaggtaggatcagaaccactgtaaaacagtgcctccaatacccatctcaccaagtcagcccagaaggataccatggtcaatggtatcaaaagccgctgagagatcaagtaagaataacagggtcgcactccccctgtccttctcctgataaaggtcatccatccgggcgaccaaggccaattcagtcccataatcaggcctgaacccagactgggatgggtcaagataatctgtttcatccatgagtacttgcaattgctacgccacaaccctctcaatcaccttccctaaaaagggggtatctgCAACCAGTCGGtcgttgtcacaaaccaatgggtccagggtgggctttttcaggagtggtcggatcactacctctttcaaggtggctggaaccactccctcctgcaatgatgggTTGACCAcgccctggatccactctgtcaaaccccctcagcaagctttaataagccaagaagggcaagggtcgagaggacacgttgctggccgtatcatcacaagcaccttgtctatgttatcaggctacatcaactgaagccgttcccaagaagttgcaacaaacgttgcattggacacctcattgcggactacagtagatgtggagggggcatcaagacggctacagagatgagcaactttaccctcaaagtgccttgcaaacaattcacagtgggcctccgaagggtctaaaactccatttcctggagatgatgttaacagacccctgacaatatggaaaagctccactggatggctacttgaggatgtgatgggggcagagaagtgggccttcgccACCcttaccgccacacagtaggcacggttatgatgtttactcttgcccaatcagcctcacagcacatctttcgccacttgcgctctagctgtcatccagcctgtttcattgcccttagctcactggtgtaccaaggtgcaaaccgggctccacaatgctggagagggcgctcgggggcaaccacgTCAAGaggcacctcgctgttccacagcatgacaaggaatgtgtattcctcccagcaggatcccagggcggtgaataaaagcactaaaaacaccttaaaacatcataaaaacagactttacaatacattaagacaaaacatctttaaagacattttttaaaaagctttcaagacatctttaaaataaaggttaaagcatattgtttaaaaagaaaaggtttaaaaacatcttaaaaagcaattccaacacagacgcagactgggacaaggtctccacttaaaaggcttgttgaaagaggacggtcttcaataggcgccgaaaagataacacaggtggcgcctgcctaatatttaaggggagggaagtaGATGCAATACACATTCCAGTCTCTTGCCAACTTGCCATCACAATCTTGTTCTGAGTGTTACAAGCCAATATCCGAACAACTCTCCCGCACACCACTTGTTTTCCTCAAGTGTACATATGTCAGACATAATTTATATGGAAGAATTATCCCGGTATAACTGGGATAATCCATGAATTATATAAGAAGCCATCTTTAAGGCAATGCTTGTAACCTAATAAAGACACAATGGCAATGCTTGCGTaatctgggaataaaaaatacAGCCCTTTGCTTGTGGCATGAGGATGTTGGCCTTTTTACAGGAACAATGTGTTTGATTAAACAGCAGTGCTTCTCCAAAGTTGTCACTCTGTCGATCAACACATGAACAAACAAGTCTCACAACCATGCAGCAAAGGGTTAAATGAAGCACGTAAGGATACAAGAACAAGATAACATCATTTGGTACACTCTTTATCTCAACAATGGGGGTATCTGGCAGttctaatattattattttacttagCATATTtgcatcctgtccttcctcctaggAGTTCAGCACACTGttctattttatcttcacaacaactctgcaaggtaggtGGGGCTAAGAGATCATGAGTGGCCTAAGATCACTTGGGGAGCTTCATCTGTGAGCAGGAATTTGATGAGGGATTTATTTGGCCTCCCATTTAATTTTAAACAAAGCATGGAAAATTTTGTTTTCTGAAGCTATGAAAGACAGAGAAGTTTCATGCTTCAGACTTTTTGGGTTTCATATTATAATGCTTCCACTAACAGCTATTTGGAGGTGTAACAAGGCAGTGTGTGCATTTCATACACGTTGTTACATTGCTATCTCATAAACATCTGGAAAGGCACTGCCAACCTGCCAGCCTGGAGGGAAGCACATTCATTCCTTAGTGTCCCCCTTCCCTCTAGATGACCTCACACTGCCTAGGCACATGTACTTCATTGCTAACCTTCCTGCAGACAGCACTGATTTTATTGCAGTCTGACCAACTGGAAGGGGGTCAGGTTGTACAACAAAACAGTGGCTCCAAATAATATACAAGCTTGTCATCCCTGTCTTACCTGAAATTCACCAGATCTATAAAAGCACCTACAAAAGGCAATGCAGATTTTTAACACCATTACAATAATGTTTGCCATGATAATTCTTATTTGGAACAGTTTGCCACATATCCATCGCAACTAATTGGGATTGGGACATCTTCCACTCATATGTCTATGTGGAGTATCTCAGTATCCTTTATAAACAGCATTAGTACAGTGTTCTACTGGCTCAACTGGCTGTTTCTTTTGCAAGCAGGAACTATGTGGTCATATTGCCAAAAGGACACGGTAGTCCTCAGTGCTTAACATAGCAGCACAAGAGCATTAAGGATTGCCATGCTGGGGGTAAGACACAAGTTCCAGGGCATTCTAGCCAGCCCTCCTCTCAGTGGTCAGACAGATGCCCCAGAGAAGGTCCTTGGGAGGACAAAATGGTGAGACTGCCAACTGCTGAGCTTCCAGTGCCTGGCTATCCATGCATTACTTTCTCAGACGGTAATGAGGTGTGTAAGATCAACAGGCAATAGGACTTCATAGCACAAAGTGGGCTTCTCTATTAAAAAAGAAGCTGGTCAGAAACCACAGGCTCctgttcctcccttcctccccaccctaCAAGAACATCCCAGGCATTCTCCTTACCTACTGGCAGGGTGAGGAGGTTCAAAGCAATAATTGTGCCATCAATGCCATGTCTTTCCCACCAGCTGCTGCTCTTCACCACGTTCTGCACCATCTCAGAGAGCTCCCCCATCAGGGATTCCTCAAGCCTCCACTCTCCAGTTGGTTGCATATCCTCTTTGGCTGATCTTTTTAATATGCCCATCTTCTCTCTTCGGGAAGTGAAACTTCCATCTTTGCCTAGGCCCAAATCATCTAGGCTAGGCCTTAGGTTTTGTTCTCCTGAAATCACCTCCTCCGGACCTTCTCTTCTGCAACCATATGGCAGCTGTAGCTTGGCATCTGCACTCTCATGGCTGGGGGTGACCCCTTGCCCTAGCCTCCTCTTACCTTCATCCAGGAAAGCGTTCCCCCCTGCCTGCACCACCCCATGGCTTAAAGGAGCCCCTTCCTGCTGTGGTTCCATGCCAACAGCATCTGCTGTCTTGGGCTGctcctctttccttctctctgggtaccatttctggtttttcatcagcATCCCTTCCTGCCACGGCTCCATCTCCCTGCGGAGCACAGGACACTGCAGAGTAAGCCAATGTCCTGGAGCTTCTGCAGGATCAAATAACAAGCAAGGCTGTCCCTCCCAGCTGAAAGGACAGAGTGAAACAGCAGAGAAAATGTAGGTGGCCTTGGCAGAGGTGCCACAGCGTGCTGcagtcagaaatgcttgctggGCTGTAA is from Rhineura floridana isolate rRhiFlo1 chromosome 3, rRhiFlo1.hap2, whole genome shotgun sequence and encodes:
- the FADS6 gene encoding fatty acid desaturase 6 yields the protein MEPWQEGMLMKNQKWYPERRKEEQPKTADAVGMEPQQEGAPLSHGVVQAGGNAFLDEGKRRLGQGVTPSHESADAKLQLPYGCRREGPEEVISGEQNLRPSLDDLGLGKDGSFTSRREKMGILKRSAKEDMQPTGEWRLEESLMGELSEMVQNVVKSSSWWERHGIDGTIIALNLLTLPVGFLLLRSNNLLSFLWGIVILGVAHHTITVKGSHLASHNVLVESKSWGKLWAIFFIEVCSAFTAEQGSYNHVKIHHGYTNVIGLGDSSTWKLPFLNRFVYMFIAPIAVPIITPLVAIGLLKEVELKTAIRTLCCMFIGLYSHYWLLLNVSGFQSMWSALSCMLVTRSLLAHPYIHVNIFQHIGLPMFSADKKPKRIYMMSSGVLNLSQNLLLDWSFGHSLISCHVEHHLFPTLSDNMCLKVKPIVSWYLKEKKLTYNEDSYWSRLKLFLDKYEELMVHAPPISELVGVQ